The following coding sequences lie in one Acropora palmata chromosome 3, jaAcrPala1.3, whole genome shotgun sequence genomic window:
- the LOC141875703 gene encoding mitochondrial inner membrane m-AAA protease component AFG3L2-like, whose amino-acid sequence MAYRFCMGRVNPFVFKTSLRLVQSQFLRCSSNCQGSVLNQNDTNSWLRRVFINFDPPKGFEKFYPKISKRNVEKGSESSDNQDNPESNNRRSSGGNEGEGGGDDNKPPGGDWWKNLRNINPQGFAIGVALAALGALLLMNASGMESSEINWQEFRTKYLERGEVDRLVVSNQTLVKVFLKSDPNKSRLCFTIGSVESFERNLEAVQQEMNVDPTFWVPVTYVKESEWLKELIKSTPTLLIIGAVIYLTRKLTSGARGQGGIFGVGQSTAKFYNKETTVKVRFKDVAGCEEAKLEIMEFVNFLKNPQQYHELGARIPKGAILSGPPGTGKTLLAKAVAGEARVPFLSISGSEFLEMFVGVGPARVRDLFAQARKNAPCIIFIDEIDAVGRARGRGGQFGGHDERENTLNQLLVEMDGFSSTTNVVVLSGTNRPDVLDPALMRPGRFDRQIHIPPPDIKGRCSIFKVHLKPLKTDLDLDTVARRMAALTPGFTGADIANVCNEAALIAARYLVPKVELTHFEQAIERVIGGLEKKTQVLQPEEKKVVAYHEAGHAVAGWFLEYADPLLKVSIIPRGKGLGYAQYLPKEQYLYSTEQLLDRMCMTLGGRVSEQIFFNRITTGAQDDLSKVTKSAYAQVVTFGMNDKVGNVSFDLPREGEPSFDKPYSEATAQLIDEQAREVISSAYNRTYELLMKHKEDVEKIAQRLLEKEVLGREDMIELLGPRPFKEKSTYEEFVEGTGGETEDTSLPKGLQGLQENLHEDEAQPSPIPT is encoded by the exons ATGGCTTACAGATTTTGCATGGGAAGAGTAAATCCGTTTGTTTTTAAAACTAGTTTGAGGCTGGTTCAGTCCCAG tttctgcgTTGCTCGAGCAATTGTCAAGGTTCAGTATTGAATCAAAATGACACGAATTCTTGGCTGCGGCGAGTATTCATCAATTTTGATCCTCCAAAGG GTTTTGAAAAGTTCTACCCAAAGATATCTAAGAGGAATGTTGAAAAAG GTTCCGAATCAAGCGACAATCAAGACAATCCTGAATCAAATAATAGGAGATCCTCTGGAGGCAATGAAGGGGAAGGTGGAGGAGATGACAACAAACCTCCTGGAGGGGACTGGTGGAAGAATCTCCGCAATATCAACCCACAAGGCTTTGCAATAGGAGTTGCATTGGCAGCCTTGGGAGCACTTCTGTTAATGAATGCATCAGGAATGGAGAGTAGTGAAATTAATTGGCAAGAGTTTCGAACCAAGTACCTTGAGAGAGGAGAG GTGGACAGGCTTGTTGTTTCAAATCAAACTTTAGTTAAAGTTTTTTTGAAGAGTGACCCAAACAAG AGTCGCCTTTGTTTCACAATTGGTAGTGTGGAGAGCTTTGAACGGAATCTTGAGGCTGTACAACAGGAGATGAATGTTGATCCTACCTTCTGGGTTCCTGTAACTTATGTTAAGGAGTCTGAATGGCT AAAAGAGTTGATAAAGTCTACTCCCACACTGTTGATTATTGGTGCAGTAATTTATCTAACGAGAAAACTCACTAGTGGAGCTAGAGGCCAGGGG GGTATATTTGGTGTTGGACAATCAACAGCAAAATTTtacaacaaagaaacaactGTCAAAGTAAGATTCAA GGATGTTGCTGGATGTGAGGAAGCCAAGTTGGAGATAATggaatttgttaattttctcAAAAACCCTCAACAATACCATGAACTAGGAGCAAGAATACCCAAG GGAGCTATTTTATCAGGCCCTCCTGGTACTGGAAAAACTCTGCTTGCCAAAGCTGTAGCTGGAGAAGCAAGGGTTCCATTCCTTAGCATCTCAGGATCAGAATTCCTGGAAATGTTCGTTGGCGTTGGTCCAGCAAGAGTTAGGGATCTTTTTGCCCAAGCAAGAAAGAATGCTCCTTGCATTATATTTATTGATGAAATTGATGCTGTTGGACGCGCACGTGGTCGAGGAGGACAATTTGGGGGTCATGATGAAAGAGAGAACACTCTTAATCAGCTGTTGGTTGAAATGGATG GATTCAGTTCAACCACAAATGTAGTGGTTCTGTCAGGCACCAACAGACCAGATGTGCTGGATCCCGCGCTCATGAGACCAGGTCGGTTTGATAGACAGATCCACATTCCTCCTCCTGATATTAAGGGAAG ATGTTCAATTTTCAAAGTGCATCTGAAGCCGCTAAAGACAGATCTTGATCTGGATACTGTAGCAAGAAGAATGGCTGCTCTGACACCTGGCTTCACAG GCGCCGACATTGCTAATGTGTGCAATGAAGCAGCCCTGATTGCTGCTAGGTACCTCGTGCCAAAGGTGGAATTGACTCATTTTGAACAAGCTATTGAACGTGTCATTGGAG GtctagaaaagaaaacacaagtTTTGCAGCCAGAAGAGAAGAAAGTTGTTGCATATCATGAAGCTGGCCATGCTGTGGCTGGCTGGTTCCTCGAATACGCTGATCCTCTTCTTAAG GTGTCTATTATCCCTAGAGGCAAGGGTCTTGGCTATGCCCAGTATCTTCCCAAAGAACAATATTTATATTCCACTGAGCAG CTGTTGGACCGTATGTGTATGACGTTAGGTGGGAGAGTATCCGAGCAGATCTTTTTCAATCGCATTACCACAGGTGCTCAAGATGATCTGAGTAAAGTTACTAAGAGCGCTTATGCACAG GTTGTAACGTTTGGAATGAACGATAAGGTTGGAAATGTGTCGTTTGATCTTCCCCGTGAGGGAGAGCCCAGCTTTGATAAACCTTATAGCGAGGCCACCGCACAGCTTATAGACGAACAAGCCCGAGAAGTCATCAGTAGTGCTTACAATAGAACTTACGAGTTGCTTATGAAACATAAGGAAGACGTAGAAAAG ATTGCCCAACGGCTCTTGGAGAAGGAAGTACTTGGCCGAGAGGACATGATAGAATTACTGGGTCCCAGACCTTTCAAAGAAAAGTCCACATATGAGGAGTTTGTCGAAGGAACTGGAGGCGAGACGGAGGATACAAGTCTACCCAAGGGACTGCAGGGACTACAAGAGAACTTACACGAAGATGAAGCTCAACCCTCTCCTATACCTACTTAG